In Streptomyces sp. 71268, the DNA window TGTAGGAGGATCGGGGCGAGGGCGGCGGCGCGTACGGTGCGGCGGCCCGTCCATCCGCCGACGAAGGGCCACAGCGTGGACAGCCGGGACGCAGTCGCCGACCAGCCGCAGCCGGGCGGCGCCGAGGGCGGCGCGCACGCCGCGCGCGGTGCCAACCGTACGGGCGGGACGGCGGACGCGACGTCCCGGGGCGCGACCGCCGAGGCCCGGGAGGAGGCGGCTACGCGGACCGCGACGGGGGCGTGGCAGGCGCGGGCCTGGTTGGCGCGGGCCTGGTTGGCGCGGGGCCTCCGGGGCGCGGGGCGGCTGCCCCAGGGGGTGGGCCGGTGGGTGCTCGCGGGGTGTGCCGCGCTGCTGCTCGCGCTGGTCAGCGTGGTGCTCGGGCACCGGGCCGCCGACGCGGACGGCTTCACGCCCGTCCCGCAACTACTCGCGTTCCTGCCCTGGCTGCTGCTGCCCGCCGCGCTCGGCCTCCTCCTCGCGGCGCTGGCCCGGTGGCCGCTCGGCTGCGCGTGGGCGTTGGCCGTACTCCTCGCGACGGGCTGGTTCCTCCAGCCGTACGAGGGCGCCGGGGCCGGCGGGCCGAGCGGGCCCGTCGTCGCCCGGCCGCGCGTGCTCTCCGCCAACCTGGAGTACGGCCAGGCCACCGACGGACTGCTGGCCGCGTTGCGGCGGGAGCGGCCGGACCTGGTCGCGGTCCAGGAGTGCGACCACCGGTGCGTGGCGGCGCTGGAGGCGCCCGCGCTGCGCGCGGCGTACCCGTACCGCAACATCGCGGCCGGCGGGCCGGCGGAGGGCTCCGCGATCCTGAGCGTGTACCCGCTGCGGAACGAGGCCGGGGTGCCGGGCTCGCTCGCGATGCCCGGCGCGCGGGCGCTGATCGCCGGGCAGTGGGTACGGGTGCAGGTCGCGCACCCGATGCCGCCAAAGCCCGGCGAGCTGGACGTCTGGCGCACGGAGCTGGGCCGGCTGCGCTCGTACGCCGAGCGGCGCGGCGACGCCCCCACCCTGATCGCCGGCGACTTCAACGCCACCCAGGACCACGCGGCCTTCCGCCGCCTCCTCGACACCGGCCTGCGGGACAGCGCCCGGCTCGCGGGCGTCTCGCGCACGCCGTCCTGGCCCACCCTGACGACCCCGCTGCTGGGCGCGCAGATCGACCACGTGCTGGTCAGCGACGCGTGGTCGGCCCGTACGGCCCGCTTCGTGGACCTGCCGCACACCGACCACCGGGCGCTCCTCGTCGACCTGGAACTGCACGGCTAGCGGCTGACGTGCCGGGGTGCCGGGGTGCCGCGCCGACCGTGGCCGACGCGCCGGGGACGGCGCGCCGACCGCGGCGTCCCCGGCCGTGCCCTGTCCGCCGGCTACGCCTTCGCCACCGGCTCCTGCAACTCGGTCACCCAGTTCTCCTTGCCGCCCTCGCAGTCGAGGTACAGCTCGCGGGCGTAGCCGGTGGAGCGGTAACCGTGGGCGTCGGTCCAGCGGGCGAGCGCCTGGGCCGTGGGCAGGATGGTGTCCATCGAGCCCCGGTGCACGATGGTCGCGGCCTGCTCGATGCCGGGCAGGTCCACCACGTCGAACGGCTGGCCCGCAGCGGGCTCCACCGCCACCTGGACCCCCGCGTGCACCGTGACCGCCCCCTCCGGGCCGGCGCCCGGCGCCGGCTCGTAGTACGCGACGGCGTGTCCCGTCGGCGTGACGCCGGCCGCCGCGAGCCGGCCGTGCAGCTCCTCGTACAGCGGGCCGATCACCGGGCCGATGTGCTCGGGCGCGAAGCTCTCCGCCGTACCGGACAGCTCGGCCAGCCGGACCGCCGGCACGCTCTTGAGCACCACTTCGTGGTCGGACATGGTTCCCTCACTCTCGATCGTCCGGAGCCTCGCCTCGATGCCGGCCAGCCGGGCCGCGTCGGCGGCCATCGCCGCCGCCACCTCGGCCCGCCGCAGCCGCAACATGCCGCGCAGCTCACCGACGTCCACCTCCTCGTCGAGCACGGCCCGCACCTGCTGGAGCGTGAAACCGAGGTCCTTGAGGGCGATGACGCGGTTGAGGCGGGCGAGTTGGCCCGCCTCGTAACCGCGGTAGCCGGTGTACGGGTCGACGTGGGCGGGGCGCAGCAGCCCGATGGCGTCGTAGTGACGCAACATGCGGACCGACACGCGGCCGTGCTTGGCGAAGTCTCCGATGCTGAACATGACGCCCTCCAGTGCAGGGCCTCACACGGTGTCATGGTCAAGGCCGCTCGCCCACGGCCCCTCCCGCATGTCCCCTGACCTGCGGCGCGATCCCGTGACGCACCCCGTGGGGGTTTGCCGGGCGCGCTGGCGGTAACCCGTTGCCGGCGTGAGCGACAACAGCGAGCACGGCACGGCCGACGAGCACGGCGCGGAGGACGCGAAGGGTGCGAAGGGCGCGAAGGACAAGCGATCGAGCGGCGGGCGGTCGCGCGGCGGCCGCTCGTCCGGCGAGACGCGCCGGCTACGGATCGGCGGGCACGCCTTCGACCTGACCCGGCCGGACAAGGTGCTCTTCCCCGACGACGGCATCACCAAGGCCGACCTCGTCGCGCACTACCGCGCCGTGGCCCGCCGCGCGCTGCCCGAGCTGCGCGGGCGGCCGGTGATGATGGAGCGGCACCCGGACGGCATCGGCGGGCGCCCGCTGATGCAGAAGAACGCCCCGGACTACTTCCCCGACTGGGTGCCGCTGGCGGAGGTCGCCAAGGAGGGCGGCACGGTCACGCACGTGGTCTGCGACAACGCGGCCACCCTCGCGTACCTCGCCGGCCAGGCGTCCGTCACCCCGCACCGCTGGCTCTCCCGCGCCGACCGCCCGGACCACCCCGACCGGCTGATCTTCGACCTCGACCCGTCCACGCCGGCCGACGACGACCCGGCCGCCGCCTTCGCGGACGTACGCTGGGCGGCGCACCGCACCTGCGAGCTGCTCGACGAACTCGGCCTGCCCGCCCGCCTGATGACCACCGGCTCGCGCGGGCTGCACGTGATCGTTCCGCTCGACCGCGCGGCGGACTTCGACACCGTACGGGCCTTCGCGCGCGAGGCCGCCGACCTGCTGGTGGCCCGCCACCCGGACCGGCTCACCACCGAGCCCCGCAAGGAGGACCGGGGCGACCGCCTCTACCTGGACACCCTGCGCAACGGTTACGCCCAGACGGCAGTGGCCCCCTACGCCGTACGGGCCAAGCCCGGCGCGCCGGTCGCCACCCCGATCGCCGCCGACGAACTGGACGACCCCGACCTGCGCGCAGACCGCTGGACCCTGACCACCATCGCCGACCGCCTCGCCGCCCCCAACCCCTGGCCGGCCGGCTCCCTGCGCGGCCGATCCCTGCGCACGGCCCACAAGCGGCTGGCGAAGCTGCGGTAGCGCGCGGGAGGCGCGCGGAGCGCGGGAGGCGCGCGGAGCGCGCGAGGGCCGAAGCGCGTGGGCCGGGGGGGGGGAACGCTGGAGCCGACGGGGACACGGGAGCCGGGGGGAATGGGGGCGTGGCCCCGCCCGCCCTCCGCCCTAACTCTCGCTCGGGTGGTACGCGCTGAGCGCCGCGAACGGGTCAGGCTCCATGCCCGGCGTGGGCCAGCGCTGCTCGGCCCGCCACCCGTCGCTCTCCGCGACCAGCGCGTTCCACAGCACGTTCAGCGGATGGTCGGCGGCGTACGTGGCGCGCTCGCCGCGCCGGGCGAACGCGCCGAGCAAGACCTCGACCGGCGGCCCCGCGTCGTTGACGAGGTCCACCACGCGCAGCCCCCGCGCGTACGCCGTCCGTGGGTCGTGGGCCGCCTGCCCGACGCCCGTCGTGACCACCATGCAGCCGTCGATGAGGCCCGAACGCAGCAGCTCGTAGCCGTAGTTGACGGTGTCGATCTCGGCCGCGACGGTGACCCGGC includes these proteins:
- the ligD gene encoding non-homologous end-joining DNA ligase — translated: MGGHAFDLTRPDKVLFPDDGITKADLVAHYRAVARRALPELRGRPVMMERHPDGIGGRPLMQKNAPDYFPDWVPLAEVAKEGGTVTHVVCDNAATLAYLAGQASVTPHRWLSRADRPDHPDRLIFDLDPSTPADDDPAAAFADVRWAAHRTCELLDELGLPARLMTTGSRGLHVIVPLDRAADFDTVRAFAREAADLLVARHPDRLTTEPRKEDRGDRLYLDTLRNGYAQTAVAPYAVRAKPGAPVATPIAADELDDPDLRADRWTLTTIADRLAAPNPWPAGSLRGRSLRTAHKRLAKLR
- a CDS encoding MerR family transcriptional regulator, which gives rise to MFSIGDFAKHGRVSVRMLRHYDAIGLLRPAHVDPYTGYRGYEAGQLARLNRVIALKDLGFTLQQVRAVLDEEVDVGELRGMLRLRRAEVAAAMAADAARLAGIEARLRTIESEGTMSDHEVVLKSVPAVRLAELSGTAESFAPEHIGPVIGPLYEELHGRLAAAGVTPTGHAVAYYEPAPGAGPEGAVTVHAGVQVAVEPAAGQPFDVVDLPGIEQAATIVHRGSMDTILPTAQALARWTDAHGYRSTGYARELYLDCEGGKENWVTELQEPVAKA
- a CDS encoding endonuclease/exonuclease/phosphatase family protein; the protein is MPQGVGRWVLAGCAALLLALVSVVLGHRAADADGFTPVPQLLAFLPWLLLPAALGLLLAALARWPLGCAWALAVLLATGWFLQPYEGAGAGGPSGPVVARPRVLSANLEYGQATDGLLAALRRERPDLVAVQECDHRCVAALEAPALRAAYPYRNIAAGGPAEGSAILSVYPLRNEAGVPGSLAMPGARALIAGQWVRVQVAHPMPPKPGELDVWRTELGRLRSYAERRGDAPTLIAGDFNATQDHAAFRRLLDTGLRDSARLAGVSRTPSWPTLTTPLLGAQIDHVLVSDAWSARTARFVDLPHTDHRALLVDLELHG